A single Pygocentrus nattereri isolate fPygNat1 chromosome 28, fPygNat1.pri, whole genome shotgun sequence DNA region contains:
- the adipor1b gene encoding adiponectin receptor protein 1b, giving the protein MTTRHHGNNGSSSDAEWRVSEDEENMEDVELAELGPLLTGSGPKPRAAGAFPDDDDDDEEEEEGQGLRVVTLPLQAHHAMEKMEEFVHKVWDGRWRVIPYQLLPDWLKDNDYLLHGHRPPMPSFRACFGSIFRIHTETGNIWSHLLGLIFFLFLGTLTMLRPNVSFMAPLQEKVVIGMFFLGAVLCLCFSWLFHTVYCHSEKVSRTFSKLDYSGIALLIMGSFVPWLYYSFYCSPQPRLIYLSVVCVLGIAAIIVAQWDRFATPRHRPTRAGVFLGLGLSGIIPTMHFTIAEGFVKATTVGQMGWFILMGAMYITGAGLYAARIPERFFPGKCDIWFQSHQIFHVLVVAAAFIHFYGISNLQEFRYGLGGGCTDDSLL; this is encoded by the exons ATGACAACCCGACACCATGGCAACAACGGCTCCAGTAGTGATGCCGAGTGGCGGGTCTCGGAGGATGAGGAGAACATGGAGGACGTGGAACTCGCTGAACTTGGGCCGCTGCTGACCGGTTCAGGGCCTAAACCCAGA GCTGCAGGAGCATTcccagatgatgatgatgatgatgaggaggaggaggaaggtcAGGGATTGCGGGTGGTCACGCTGCCCTTGCAGGCTCACCATGCCATGGAGAAGATGGAGGAGTTTGTGCACAAG GTTTGGGATGGGCGCTGGCGAGTGATCCCTTATCAGCTTCTTCCTGATTGGCTGAAGGACAATGACTACCTACTTCATGGTCACCGGCCGCCCATGCCATCATTCCGGGCCTGCTTCGGTAGCATCTTCAGGATTCATACAGAAACGGGGAACATCTGGTCACATTTATTGG GTctgatttttttcctgtttctggGCACTCTGACCATGCTGCGGCCAAATGTTTCATTCATGGCTCCTCTGCAGGAGAAGGTGGTGATCGGGATGTTCTTCCTGGGTGCAGTGCTCTGTCTTTGCTTCTCTTGGCTCTTCCACACAGTCTACTGCCACTCAGAAAAAGTCTCCAGGACATTCTCTAA ATTGGACTACTCTGGCATAGCATTGCTGATAATGGGCTCATTTGTCCCGTGGCTGTACTACTCCTTTTACTGTTCCCCACAACCACGGCTCATCTACCTCtccgtggtgtgtgtgttgggcaTCGCTGCCATTATTGTGGCGCAGTGGGACCGCTTTGCCACTCCACGCCACCGACCTACACGTGCAG GTGTGTTTCTTGGCCTGGGGCTAAGTGGAATCATTCCAACCATGCACTTCACCATCGCTGAGGGTTTTGTGAAAGCCACAACAGTAGGGCAGATGGGCTGGTTCATCCTAATGGGTGCAATGTACATAACTGGAGCTGGACTCTATGCTGCACGAATTCCTGAACGCTTCTTTCCTGGAAAATGTGATATTTGG TTCCAGTCCCATCAGATATTCCATGTGCTAGTGGTGGCTGCAGCATTTATTCACTTCTATGGTATCTCCAACCTGCAGGAGTTCCGCTATGGCCTGGGAGGAGGCTGCACGGACGACTCTCTCCTCTAA
- the tuba5 gene encoding tubulin alpha 5 — protein sequence MRECISIHVGQAGVQIGNACWELYCLEHGIQPDGNMPSDKTIGGGDDSFNTFFSETGSGKHVPRAVFVDLEPAVIDEVRTGTYRQLFHPEQLISGKEDAANNYARGHYTVGKEIIDVVLERVRKLTDQCTGLQGFLIFHSFGGGTGSGFTSLLMERLSVDYGKKSKLEFAIYPAPQVSTAVVEPYNSILTTHTTLEHSDCAFMVDNEAIYDICRRNLDIERPTYTNLNRLIGQIVSSITASLRFDGALNVDLTEFQTNLVPYPRIHFPLVTYSPIISAEKAYHEQLSVAEITSACFEPSNQMVKCDPRHGKYMACCMLYRGDVVPKDVNAAIANIKTKRSIQFVDWCPTGFKVGINYQPPTVVPGGDLAKVQRAVCMLSNTTAIAEAWARLDHKFDLMYAKRAFVHWYVGEGMEEGEFSEAREDLAALEKDYEEVGTESVEDEEEGEEY from the exons ATG CGTGAGTGTATCTCCATCCACGTGGGCCAAGCTGGTGTGCAGATTGGAAATGCATGCTGGGAGTTGTACTGCCTGGAGCATGGTATCCAACCTGATGGCAATATGCCAAGCGACAAGACCATTGGTGGTGGGGATGACTCCTTTAACACTTTCTTCAGCGAGACAGGCTCTGGAAAGCATGTACCACGAGCTGTGTTTGTGGATCTGGAGCCTGCCGTCATTG ATGAGGTGAGGACTGGCACATACAGGCAGCTGTTCCACCCAGAGCAGCTCATCTCTGGAAAGGAGGATGCGGCTAATAACTATGCCCGTGGCCACTACACTGTTGGCAAGGAAATCATTGATGTGGTCCTGGAGCGTGTTCGCAAACTG ACTGACCAGTGCACAGGTCTCCAAGGTTTCCTGATCTTCCACAGTTTCGGTGGAGGCACGGGTTCTGGGTTCACCTCCCTGTTGATGGAGCGCCTGTCTGTCGACTATGGCAAGAAGTCTAAGCTGGAGTTTGCCATCTATCCAGCGCCACAGGTTTCTACGGCTGTGGTTGAGCCATACAACTCAATCCTGACCACCCACACCACTCTTGAGCACTCCGACTGTGCATTCATGGTCGACAACGAGGCAATCTATGATATCTGCCGCAGAAACCTTGACATTGAGCGCCCCACCTATACCAACCTCAACCGGCTCATCGGCCAGATTGTGTCTTCAATCACCGCTTCTCTGCGGTTCGATGGTGCCCTGAATGTTGATCTGACAGAGTTCCAGACCAACCTTGTGCCGTATCCCAGAATCCACTTCCCCCTGGTCACCTACTCGCCAATAATCTCTGCCGAGAAGGCCTATCATGAGCAGTTGTCTGTTGCCGAGATTACTAGTGCTTGCTTTGAGCCGTCCAATCAGATGGTGAAGTGCGATCCTCGCCATGGAAAGTACATGGCCTGCTGTATGCTGTACCGTGGTGATGTTGTACCCAAAGATGTGAATGCTGCCATTGCTAACATCAAGACCAAACGTTCCATCCAGTTTGTGGACTGGTGCCCCACTGGTTTCAAG GTTGGCATCAACTACCAGCCTCCTACAGTGGTTCCTGGTGGAGACCTGGCCAAGGTGCAGAGAGCTGTGTGCATGCTGAGCAACACCACAGCCATTGCTGAGGCCTGGGCCCGTCTGGACCACAAGTTTGACTTGATGTACGCCAAGCGGGCCTTCGTGCACTGGTATGTTGGCGAAGGCATGGAGGAGGGAGAGTTCTCTGAGGCCAGAGAGGACCTCGCAGCCCTGGAGAAAGATTATGAAGAGGTGGGCACAGAGTCTgttgaagatgaggaggagggagaggagtaTTGA
- the LOC108425078 gene encoding kelch-like protein 12 isoform X2, whose product MAPKDIMTNSHAKSILNAMNSLRKSNTLCDITLRVENTDFPAHRIVLAACSDYFCAMFTSELAEKGKSFVDIQGLTASTMEILLDFVYTETVLVTVENVQELLPAACLLQLKGVKRACCDFLNSQLDPSNCLGIRDFAETHNCVDLMQAAELFSQKHFSEVVQHEEFMLLSQSEVEKLIKCDEIQVDSEEPVFEAVLNWVKHNRKEREPYLADMLEYVRMPLLTPRYITDVIDSEPLIRCSLACRDLVDEAKKFHLRPELRSEMQGPRTQARLGAKEVLLVIGGFGSQQSPIDVVEKYDPKTQEWSFLPNIARKRRYVATVSLNDRVYVIGGYDGRSRLSSVECLDYTADEDGVWYTVATMNVRRGLAGATTLGDMIYVAGGFDGSRRHTSMERYDPNIDQWSMLGDMQTAREGAGLVVASGLIYCLGGYDGLNILNSVERYDPHTGHWTSVTPMANKRSGAGVALLNDHIYVVGGFDGTAHLASVEVYNIRTDYWTTVAPMTTPRCYVGATVLRGRLYAIAGYDGNSLLSSIECYDPVLDTWEVVTSMATQRCDAGVCVLREK is encoded by the exons ATGGCGCCCAAAGACATCATGACCAACTCGCATGCCAAGTCCATCCTGAACGCCATGAACTCCTTGAGGAAGAGTAACACACTGTGTGACATTACGCTGAGggtggaaaacacagatttCCCTGCCCACCGCATCGTGCTGGCTGCCTGCAGTGATTACTTCTGTGCCATGTTCACCAGTGAG TTGGCTGAAAAAGGGAAGTCCTTTGTGGACATTCAGGGTCTCACTGCCTCCACCATGGAGATCCTGctggactttgtttacacagaGACCGTGTTGGTTACTGTGGAGAACGTGCAGGAGCTTCTTCCCGCCGCCTGCCTGCTCCAGCTTAAAG GGGTGAAGAGGGCTTGCTGTGATTTCCTCAACAGTCAGCTTGACCCATCCAACTGTCTTGGTATCCGAGACTTTGCGGAGACACATAACTGTGTGGACTTGATGCAGGCAGCTGAGCTTTTCTCACAGAAGCACTTCTCTGAGGTGGTGCAGCACGAGGAGTTCATGCTTCTAAGTCAGAGTGAAGTGGAGAAGCTCATCAAATGTGATGAGATTCAG GTGGATTCTGAGGAGCCAGTGTTTGAGGCAGTGTTAAACTGGGTAAAGCACAACAGGAAGGAGCGAGAGCCGTACCTGGCGGACATGCTGGAATACGTGCGCATGCCTCTGCTTACGCCACGTTACATCACTGACGTCATTGACTCTGAG cCTCTTATCCGTTGCAGTCTGGCCTGTCGAGATCTTGTAGATGAAGCCAAGAAGTTTCACCTGAGGCCTGAGTTACGCAGTGAGATGCAGGGACCTCGAACTCAAGCCAGATTAG GTGCCAAAGAAGTGCTATTGGTAATTGGTGGGTTTGGCAGTCAGCAGTCGCCTATTGATGTTGTGGAGAAGTACGATCCCAAAACACAGGAGTGGAGTTTTCTGCCA aACATCGCACGAAAACGGCGCTACGTTGCCACCGTTTCCCTTAATGACCGTGTATATGTGATTGGAGGCTATGATGGCCGTTCACGCCTTAGTTCTGTTGAGTGTTTGGACTACACAGCGGATGAAGATGGAGTTTGGTACACCGTCGCCACCATGAATGTACGACGAGGCCTGGCAGGAGCAACTACACTTGGAG ATATGATTTATGTGGCTGGAGGTTTTGACGGCAGTCGGCGGCACACCAGCATGGAGAGATATGACCCCAATATTGACCAGTGGAGCATGCTGGGAGATATGCAGACAGCTAGAGAAGGAGCAGGGCTTGTAGTGGCTAGTGGGCTCATTTACTGCTTAG GTGGTTATGATGGCTTGAACATCCTGAATTCAGTAGAGCGCTATGATCCACACACTGGTCACTGGACCAGTGTCACACCCATGGCCAACAAACGTTCAG gTGCAGGGGTGGCTCTGCTAAATGACCACATTTATGTAGTTGGAGGGTTTGATGGCACAGCCCATCTTGCCTCGGTAGAGGTATACAATATCCGTACAGATTATTGGACTACTGTGGCACCCATGACAACTCCACGCTGCTATGTGGGAGCCACTGTCCTTAGGGGACGACTATATGCCATTGCAGG ATATGATGGCAACTCATTGCTCAGCAGTATTGAATGTTATGACCCTGTCCTGGACACCTGGGAGGTAGTGACCTCCATGGCTACACAGCGCTGTGATGCAGGGGTATGTGTGCTACGCGAGAAATGA
- the LOC108425078 gene encoding kelch-like protein 12 isoform X1: MGTFALVGFIAKSTLRPKSCFIILHCLWKCRSPPSPVAMAPKDIMTNSHAKSILNAMNSLRKSNTLCDITLRVENTDFPAHRIVLAACSDYFCAMFTSELAEKGKSFVDIQGLTASTMEILLDFVYTETVLVTVENVQELLPAACLLQLKGVKRACCDFLNSQLDPSNCLGIRDFAETHNCVDLMQAAELFSQKHFSEVVQHEEFMLLSQSEVEKLIKCDEIQVDSEEPVFEAVLNWVKHNRKEREPYLADMLEYVRMPLLTPRYITDVIDSEPLIRCSLACRDLVDEAKKFHLRPELRSEMQGPRTQARLGAKEVLLVIGGFGSQQSPIDVVEKYDPKTQEWSFLPNIARKRRYVATVSLNDRVYVIGGYDGRSRLSSVECLDYTADEDGVWYTVATMNVRRGLAGATTLGDMIYVAGGFDGSRRHTSMERYDPNIDQWSMLGDMQTAREGAGLVVASGLIYCLGGYDGLNILNSVERYDPHTGHWTSVTPMANKRSGAGVALLNDHIYVVGGFDGTAHLASVEVYNIRTDYWTTVAPMTTPRCYVGATVLRGRLYAIAGYDGNSLLSSIECYDPVLDTWEVVTSMATQRCDAGVCVLREK; this comes from the exons ATGGGGACGTTCGCACTGGTTGGTTTCATTGCAAAATCCACATTAAG ACCCAAATCTTGCTTCATCATCCTGCACTGCCTGTGGAAGTGTCGCTCTCCCCCATCGCCAGTCGCCATGGCGCCCAAAGACATCATGACCAACTCGCATGCCAAGTCCATCCTGAACGCCATGAACTCCTTGAGGAAGAGTAACACACTGTGTGACATTACGCTGAGggtggaaaacacagatttCCCTGCCCACCGCATCGTGCTGGCTGCCTGCAGTGATTACTTCTGTGCCATGTTCACCAGTGAG TTGGCTGAAAAAGGGAAGTCCTTTGTGGACATTCAGGGTCTCACTGCCTCCACCATGGAGATCCTGctggactttgtttacacagaGACCGTGTTGGTTACTGTGGAGAACGTGCAGGAGCTTCTTCCCGCCGCCTGCCTGCTCCAGCTTAAAG GGGTGAAGAGGGCTTGCTGTGATTTCCTCAACAGTCAGCTTGACCCATCCAACTGTCTTGGTATCCGAGACTTTGCGGAGACACATAACTGTGTGGACTTGATGCAGGCAGCTGAGCTTTTCTCACAGAAGCACTTCTCTGAGGTGGTGCAGCACGAGGAGTTCATGCTTCTAAGTCAGAGTGAAGTGGAGAAGCTCATCAAATGTGATGAGATTCAG GTGGATTCTGAGGAGCCAGTGTTTGAGGCAGTGTTAAACTGGGTAAAGCACAACAGGAAGGAGCGAGAGCCGTACCTGGCGGACATGCTGGAATACGTGCGCATGCCTCTGCTTACGCCACGTTACATCACTGACGTCATTGACTCTGAG cCTCTTATCCGTTGCAGTCTGGCCTGTCGAGATCTTGTAGATGAAGCCAAGAAGTTTCACCTGAGGCCTGAGTTACGCAGTGAGATGCAGGGACCTCGAACTCAAGCCAGATTAG GTGCCAAAGAAGTGCTATTGGTAATTGGTGGGTTTGGCAGTCAGCAGTCGCCTATTGATGTTGTGGAGAAGTACGATCCCAAAACACAGGAGTGGAGTTTTCTGCCA aACATCGCACGAAAACGGCGCTACGTTGCCACCGTTTCCCTTAATGACCGTGTATATGTGATTGGAGGCTATGATGGCCGTTCACGCCTTAGTTCTGTTGAGTGTTTGGACTACACAGCGGATGAAGATGGAGTTTGGTACACCGTCGCCACCATGAATGTACGACGAGGCCTGGCAGGAGCAACTACACTTGGAG ATATGATTTATGTGGCTGGAGGTTTTGACGGCAGTCGGCGGCACACCAGCATGGAGAGATATGACCCCAATATTGACCAGTGGAGCATGCTGGGAGATATGCAGACAGCTAGAGAAGGAGCAGGGCTTGTAGTGGCTAGTGGGCTCATTTACTGCTTAG GTGGTTATGATGGCTTGAACATCCTGAATTCAGTAGAGCGCTATGATCCACACACTGGTCACTGGACCAGTGTCACACCCATGGCCAACAAACGTTCAG gTGCAGGGGTGGCTCTGCTAAATGACCACATTTATGTAGTTGGAGGGTTTGATGGCACAGCCCATCTTGCCTCGGTAGAGGTATACAATATCCGTACAGATTATTGGACTACTGTGGCACCCATGACAACTCCACGCTGCTATGTGGGAGCCACTGTCCTTAGGGGACGACTATATGCCATTGCAGG ATATGATGGCAACTCATTGCTCAGCAGTATTGAATGTTATGACCCTGTCCTGGACACCTGGGAGGTAGTGACCTCCATGGCTACACAGCGCTGTGATGCAGGGGTATGTGTGCTACGCGAGAAATGA